Proteins encoded within one genomic window of Dehalococcoidales bacterium:
- a CDS encoding class II fructose-bisphosphate aldolase — protein MHAQPINSKNIDAAVEQAVFSPDAATRTESYRLIKEAALKAGAYPASIQSLYDAAGQGKYKGITVPAINIRMLTYDTAQAVFRAALKNKAGAFTFEIARSEIGYTKQSPAEYAACVLAAAVKTGFKGPVFIQGDHYQVRRAMYRENPEGELNDIKKLIKDSIDAGFYNIDIDASTLVDISKDDLMEQQEKNSRVTAEMTKYIRSIEPRGVTVSVGGEIGEIGKGNSTVEDLRAFMDGYLKQLPKGAKGISKISVQTGTTHGGVALPDGSIAKVKIAFETLKAISEAAREEYGMGGAVQHGASTLPDEAFDMFPKVETVEVHLATGFQNIVYDSPSFPKDMTEQIHRYLETHCASERKEGDTQEQFYYNTRKKAFGDFKEQLWHMPAASLKAIMAELEERFALMFHKLNAVNTEELVGKYISPLPAAK, from the coding sequence ATGCATGCCCAACCGATAAACAGTAAAAACATCGACGCTGCAGTGGAGCAGGCCGTCTTTTCCCCGGATGCCGCCACCAGGACGGAAAGCTACCGCCTGATTAAAGAAGCGGCCCTCAAAGCCGGCGCTTATCCCGCCAGCATACAGTCGCTCTACGACGCCGCCGGGCAGGGTAAATATAAAGGCATTACCGTGCCCGCCATCAATATCCGCATGCTGACCTATGACACGGCCCAAGCGGTCTTCCGGGCGGCACTGAAAAACAAGGCGGGCGCTTTCACTTTCGAGATAGCGCGCTCCGAGATAGGCTACACCAAGCAGAGCCCGGCGGAATACGCCGCCTGCGTCCTGGCGGCCGCGGTGAAGACCGGCTTCAAAGGCCCCGTCTTCATCCAGGGCGACCATTACCAGGTACGGCGGGCCATGTACCGGGAAAACCCGGAAGGCGAGCTGAACGATATTAAGAAGCTCATCAAGGACTCCATAGACGCCGGGTTCTACAACATAGATATAGACGCTTCAACGCTGGTGGACATTTCCAAGGACGACCTGATGGAGCAGCAGGAGAAAAACTCCCGGGTGACGGCGGAAATGACCAAATACATCCGCAGCATCGAGCCCAGGGGCGTTACTGTGTCCGTGGGCGGGGAAATAGGGGAAATAGGCAAGGGCAACAGCACGGTGGAAGACCTGCGGGCTTTCATGGACGGCTACCTCAAGCAGCTGCCCAAAGGCGCCAAAGGGATATCCAAAATCAGCGTGCAGACCGGCACCACCCACGGCGGCGTGGCCCTGCCGGACGGCAGCATCGCCAAGGTCAAGATAGCCTTCGAGACCCTTAAAGCCATCTCCGAGGCAGCGCGGGAGGAATACGGGATGGGCGGGGCGGTACAGCACGGCGCCTCCACCCTGCCGGACGAGGCCTTCGACATGTTTCCGAAGGTGGAGACAGTGGAAGTACACTTGGCCACGGGCTTCCAGAACATCGTTTACGATAGCCCGAGCTTCCCCAAAGATATGACGGAACAGATACACCGCTACCTGGAAACCCACTGCGCCAGCGAACGCAAAGAGGGCGATACCCAGGAGCAGTTCTACTACAATACCCGCAAGAAAGCCTTCGGGGATTTCAAGGAACAGCTCTGGCACATGCCGGCGGCCAGCCTCAAAGCCATCATGGCAGAGCTGGAAGAACGCTTCGCGCTGATGTTCCACAAGCTAAACGCCGTCAATACGGAGGAGCTGGTGGGCAAATACATCAGCCCCCTGCCCGCCGCCAAATAA
- a CDS encoding aminodeoxychorismate/anthranilate synthase component II: MILVIDNYDSFTYNLVQYLGELGQEPAAYRNDALTLEQVEALSPSHIIISPGPCTPLEAGISNDVVRRFRGKIPILGVCLGHQCIGYVYGGLIKRASLPMHGKESIVRHDGATIFHGLPSPITVGRYHSLVIDAESVPAALEISARTDDGVIMAVRDRRHAVEGVQFHPESIMTPDGHEILRNFLNIAIKQ; encoded by the coding sequence GTGATACTGGTGATAGATAACTACGACTCTTTTACTTACAACCTGGTGCAGTACCTGGGGGAGCTGGGGCAAGAGCCGGCCGCTTACCGCAATGACGCTCTGACTTTGGAACAGGTAGAGGCTCTGTCGCCCAGCCACATCATCATTTCGCCGGGGCCTTGCACCCCGCTGGAAGCCGGTATCTCTAACGACGTAGTCCGCCGTTTCCGCGGCAAGATTCCCATACTGGGCGTTTGCCTCGGCCATCAGTGCATCGGCTATGTTTACGGCGGTCTCATCAAGCGTGCTTCTTTGCCGATGCACGGTAAAGAGTCCATCGTCCGCCACGACGGCGCCACCATCTTTCACGGCCTCCCCTCCCCCATCACCGTGGGGCGCTATCACTCCCTGGTGATAGACGCGGAATCCGTGCCCGCCGCGCTGGAAATCTCCGCCCGGACGGATGACGGTGTAATCATGGCCGTGCGTGACCGCCGCCACGCGGTGGAGGGCGTTCAGTTCCACCCGGAGTCCATCATGACGCCGGATGGACATGAAATATTACGTAATTTTCTGAATATAGCTATAAAGCAGTAA
- a CDS encoding DUF5679 domain-containing protein, whose amino-acid sequence MQAYCVKCRAKKEMSNAKSITMKNGKPATQGVCPTCGTKMFRIGKK is encoded by the coding sequence ATGCAAGCATATTGTGTGAAGTGCCGAGCCAAAAAAGAGATGAGCAATGCTAAATCCATCACCATGAAAAACGGCAAGCCGGCTACCCAGGGTGTATGCCCGACCTGCGGCACGAAAATGTTCAGAATCGGCAAGAAATAA
- the argC gene encoding N-acetyl-gamma-glutamyl-phosphate reductase, whose translation MKKTVFVDGQHGTTGLKIRERLHGRSDIEVIEIPEDKRKDAAAKQKLINEADIVFLCLPDDAARESAGLVKNSAVCVIDGSTAHRVTEGWAYGLPELKKDQRARIKKSKRIAVPGCHATGFVLMLYPLVAKGIVAADYPVSCHAVAGYSGGGKAMITDYDNANAPDYIKNPRPYALALNHKHIPEMTKYAGLARPPVFAPTVVNVYNGEIISIPLVPERLAKRMTAGEIRETLAEHYAGEKFVKVMPYPADEYLKNGFLTFTDNNGTNNLEIFVFGGEDRVLLSARYDNLGKGASGAAVQNMNLVLGVAEDTGLV comes from the coding sequence ATGAAAAAAACGGTATTCGTCGACGGGCAGCACGGCACCACCGGCCTGAAAATACGCGAGCGCCTGCACGGGCGCAGCGATATCGAGGTAATCGAGATACCGGAAGATAAACGCAAGGATGCGGCGGCCAAACAAAAGCTGATAAACGAGGCGGACATAGTTTTCCTGTGTCTGCCGGACGACGCCGCCCGCGAGTCCGCCGGACTGGTGAAAAACAGCGCCGTGTGCGTCATCGACGGCTCTACCGCCCACCGCGTCACGGAGGGCTGGGCGTACGGGCTGCCGGAGCTCAAGAAAGACCAGCGGGCGCGGATAAAAAAGTCCAAACGAATCGCCGTACCGGGCTGCCACGCCACCGGCTTCGTACTGATGCTTTACCCGCTGGTGGCCAAGGGCATCGTGGCGGCGGACTACCCCGTGTCCTGCCACGCGGTGGCGGGATACAGCGGCGGAGGCAAGGCCATGATTACCGACTACGATAACGCGAACGCGCCGGACTACATTAAAAACCCACGCCCCTACGCGCTGGCTTTGAACCATAAACATATCCCGGAAATGACCAAATACGCCGGGCTGGCGCGGCCGCCCGTTTTCGCGCCGACGGTGGTCAACGTATATAACGGGGAAATCATCTCCATACCGCTGGTACCGGAGCGGCTGGCAAAGCGTATGACCGCCGGGGAAATCAGGGAAACGCTGGCGGAGCACTATGCCGGGGAGAAGTTCGTTAAGGTGATGCCCTACCCGGCGGACGAATACCTGAAAAACGGTTTCCTGACCTTTACGGATAACAACGGCACCAACAACCTGGAGATATTCGTCTTCGGGGGGGAGGACAGGGTACTGCTTTCCGCCCGCTATGACAACCTGGGCAAAGGGGCTTCCGGGGCGGCGGTACAGAATATGAACCTGGTTTTAGGAGTGGCGGAGGATACGGGATTGGTGTGA
- a CDS encoding aminotransferase class IV produces the protein MAEIVYLNGKLVPAAGAKISVADHGLLYGYGLFQTARAYRGRLFLLERHLERLYAAAEVIGLRQKLAGLDLEKACLDTLQANKLQEARVRLTVTNGESPALPWVDASGPPNVIVTALPYTPFTPEKYAQGFKVGIASLRRLGQSVVSSMKSINYLLNVIARMETAAQGLDETVLLNDEGYIAEGGGSNIFFVREGGLVTPSVGSGIIPGVTREVVMDLADGLGLKVTEGTVGIGVFRKCREAFMTNALIEVMPVVSVRDESGRDIVIGDGKPGEITLKLAAAYRKKVEKEILNPNI, from the coding sequence ATGGCTGAAATAGTCTATCTTAACGGTAAACTCGTACCGGCCGCCGGGGCCAAAATATCCGTCGCCGACCACGGTCTGCTTTACGGCTACGGGCTTTTCCAGACGGCGCGTGCTTATCGCGGACGGCTCTTCCTCCTCGAACGCCACCTGGAGCGGCTCTACGCCGCCGCGGAGGTCATCGGGCTGCGGCAGAAGCTGGCCGGCCTTGACCTGGAAAAAGCCTGCCTGGACACGCTGCAAGCCAATAAGCTTCAGGAAGCCCGCGTGCGCCTGACCGTAACTAACGGGGAAAGTCCGGCTTTGCCCTGGGTGGACGCCTCCGGGCCGCCCAACGTTATCGTTACCGCTTTGCCCTACACCCCCTTCACCCCGGAAAAGTACGCCCAGGGCTTTAAAGTGGGTATCGCCTCTTTGAGACGACTCGGCCAGTCGGTGGTCAGCAGCATGAAGTCGATTAACTACCTCTTGAACGTTATCGCCCGGATGGAGACCGCCGCCCAGGGCCTGGACGAAACGGTGCTGCTGAATGATGAGGGGTATATCGCCGAGGGCGGCGGCAGCAATATCTTTTTTGTCCGGGAGGGGGGGCTGGTCACGCCTTCGGTCGGCAGCGGCATCATACCGGGGGTCACCCGGGAGGTGGTGATGGATTTGGCGGACGGCCTGGGCCTTAAAGTCACCGAAGGCACCGTAGGCATCGGCGTGTTCCGCAAGTGCCGGGAAGCCTTTATGACCAACGCCCTCATTGAGGTCATGCCGGTGGTCTCGGTCAGGGATGAAAGCGGCCGGGACATCGTTATCGGAGATGGTAAACCGGGGGAAATAACGCTCAAGCTGGCGGCGGCCTACCGGAAGAAGGTTGAAAAAGAAATTCTAAATCCCAATATCTAA
- the pabB gene encoding aminodeoxychorismate synthase component I translates to MTQDFPLVAEIFMAPDAAWCFEALAPRHHSFWLDSGMDPSGLGRYSFMGADPFLVMRSRGDDITLVRGGAEEKIKGNPFDVLGGLLACYRLGKSAAAIPFTGGAVGYFSYDLCHFIEKLPSAAVDDLNLPECYLGFYDAVIAFDHLENRTYLISTGFPELDAAKRQKRAQARLDELRNLVALAPPPAPLREAASGGKLVLKANFSHEAYLAAVAKAREYICAGDIFQVNLSQRFEVATNIEPYELYRRLRRINPAPFAGYFNFEGVGIVGASPERFLKLRGDRVETRPIKGTKPRGRTPEEDKALADSLLASKKDRAENIMIVDLERNDIGRVCRYGTVKVTELAVLETFPTVFHLTSTVVGRLREGTGIVDLLKATFPGGSITGAPKVRSMEIIDELEPTRRGVYTGSLGYIGFNGDMDLNIVIRTIVVKNNQAWFQVGGAIVYDSQPEAEYIETLDKGKAMIQALNLSPGGAVEIIS, encoded by the coding sequence ATGACGCAGGATTTTCCCCTTGTTGCAGAGATATTCATGGCGCCGGACGCCGCCTGGTGCTTTGAAGCTTTAGCCCCCCGCCACCACAGCTTCTGGCTGGACAGCGGCATGGACCCGTCCGGGCTGGGCCGCTATTCCTTCATGGGCGCCGACCCCTTTCTGGTAATGCGCAGCCGGGGCGATGATATCACCCTTGTCCGGGGCGGGGCGGAAGAAAAGATAAAGGGCAATCCCTTTGACGTGCTCGGCGGGTTGCTGGCGTGCTATCGCCTGGGAAAAAGCGCCGCGGCTATCCCCTTTACCGGCGGCGCGGTAGGCTATTTCAGCTACGATTTGTGCCACTTTATTGAAAAGCTCCCCTCCGCCGCCGTGGATGACCTTAATCTCCCGGAATGTTATCTGGGGTTCTACGATGCCGTCATCGCCTTCGACCATTTGGAAAACAGGACCTATTTGATTTCCACCGGTTTCCCGGAGCTGGATGCGGCCAAAAGGCAAAAGAGAGCGCAAGCCCGGCTGGACGAGTTAAGGAATCTGGTCGCTTTAGCCCCGCCCCCCGCCCCGTTACGGGAAGCCGCCTCCGGCGGCAAGCTGGTGCTCAAGGCCAACTTCTCCCATGAGGCCTACCTGGCGGCCGTAGCCAAAGCCCGCGAGTACATCTGCGCCGGGGATATCTTTCAGGTCAACCTCTCGCAGCGCTTTGAAGTTGCGACGAATATCGAACCTTACGAGCTTTACCGCCGACTCCGCCGTATTAACCCGGCGCCCTTCGCCGGCTATTTCAACTTTGAAGGCGTCGGCATCGTCGGCGCTTCCCCGGAGCGCTTTCTCAAGCTGCGGGGGGACCGGGTGGAAACGCGCCCCATTAAAGGCACCAAGCCCCGTGGCCGGACGCCGGAGGAAGATAAAGCGCTGGCGGATAGCCTGCTGGCCAGCAAAAAAGACCGCGCGGAAAATATCATGATTGTGGACCTGGAGCGCAATGACATCGGCCGGGTCTGCCGCTACGGTACGGTCAAGGTCACGGAGCTGGCCGTGCTGGAGACCTTCCCCACCGTTTTCCACCTCACCTCCACCGTGGTGGGGCGGCTGCGGGAGGGGACGGGCATCGTGGATTTACTCAAGGCCACCTTCCCCGGCGGCTCGATAACCGGCGCCCCCAAGGTGCGCTCTATGGAAATCATCGACGAGTTGGAGCCTACCCGCCGCGGCGTTTATACCGGGTCGCTGGGCTATATCGGCTTTAACGGGGACATGGACTTGAATATCGTCATCCGCACCATCGTCGTGAAAAATAACCAGGCCTGGTTCCAGGTTGGCGGCGCTATCGTTTACGATTCGCAGCCGGAAGCGGAGTATATCGAGACGCTGGACAAGGGGAAAGCGATGATACAGGCGCTGAACCTCTCGCCGGGCGGCGCGGTGGAGATAATATCGTGA
- a CDS encoding PLP-dependent aminotransferase family protein, with product MSNIFSDRIADVPRSFIREILKVALDHSYISFAGGLPNRDLFPVAALKEAAAKVFDVFGNDVLQYADSEGYQGLREIIAKRYRDKKGLEIPVEQIMITTGSQQGLDILGKSLLNEGDDLVIEEPGYLGGIQAFSLYKPKFDPVPLTEDGMDVKELKRVMGAVKPKLMYTVPNFQNPSGISYSGSNRRVVAELVDGTSTLIIEDDPYGDLRYEGQDLPSFKLLLPQNTILLGSFSKIIAPGFRLGWIVAPDNIMEKLIIAKQAADLHTSYFVQCLVYQYLQDNDIEKHIGIIREHYGRQLQAMLQSIGTYFPPEVSHTCPQGGMFLWATLPENASTRKLLDIAVKDKVIFVPGDPFYINRRETDTMRLNFSCMDEAMINTGIERLGKAIKTLLGR from the coding sequence ATGAGCAACATCTTCTCCGACCGTATTGCCGATGTGCCGCGGTCATTCATCCGGGAAATACTTAAAGTAGCCCTTGACCATTCCTATATATCCTTCGCCGGCGGCCTGCCCAACCGCGACCTTTTCCCCGTCGCCGCGCTGAAGGAGGCCGCCGCTAAGGTTTTCGATGTCTTCGGCAATGATGTCCTGCAGTATGCGGACTCGGAAGGCTATCAGGGACTGCGGGAAATCATCGCCAAACGCTACCGGGATAAAAAAGGCCTGGAAATACCGGTGGAGCAAATCATGATTACCACCGGCTCCCAGCAAGGGCTGGACATCCTGGGCAAAAGCCTGCTCAATGAAGGCGACGACCTGGTTATCGAGGAGCCTGGCTATCTGGGAGGCATCCAGGCATTTTCCCTGTATAAACCTAAATTCGACCCCGTCCCCCTTACCGAGGACGGCATGGACGTTAAGGAGTTGAAACGGGTGATGGGAGCGGTCAAGCCCAAGCTGATGTACACCGTCCCCAACTTCCAGAACCCCTCTGGTATCTCGTATTCGGGCTCGAACCGCCGCGTGGTGGCGGAGCTGGTTGACGGCACCAGCACCTTGATAATTGAGGACGACCCCTACGGCGACCTCCGTTATGAGGGGCAGGATCTGCCGTCTTTCAAGCTGCTCCTGCCGCAAAACACCATCCTGCTGGGTTCGTTTTCCAAGATAATCGCCCCGGGTTTCCGCCTGGGCTGGATTGTCGCCCCGGATAACATCATGGAAAAGCTCATCATCGCCAAGCAGGCGGCTGACCTGCATACCAGCTATTTCGTGCAGTGCTTGGTCTACCAGTACCTCCAGGACAATGATATTGAAAAGCATATCGGTATTATCCGGGAGCACTACGGCCGGCAGCTTCAGGCCATGCTGCAAAGTATCGGGACGTATTTCCCGCCGGAGGTAAGCCATACCTGTCCGCAGGGGGGCATGTTCCTCTGGGCGACGCTGCCGGAAAACGCCTCCACCCGTAAGCTGCTGGACATCGCCGTCAAGGATAAGGTGATTTTTGTCCCCGGCGACCCCTTTTATATTAACCGCCGGGAGACCGATACCATGCGGTTGAACTTCTCCTGCATGGATGAGGCCATGATTAATACGGGCATCGAGCGGCTGGGCAAGGCCATTAAAACTTTGCTCGGGCGCTGA
- a CDS encoding ATP-dependent 6-phosphofructokinase yields the protein MKKSRIGVLTGGGDCAGLNPALKWVVKTAMDERLEWERGVRYEVLGIRDGWKSLANFDSDTLESGGNIMPLNPDIVRTWDRYGGTMLGTSRFSPYDPKHERSKQVIENIERLGLEAVIAIGGDGTLAIASRLAKEGVNIIGIPKTIDRDLPETDYTLGFETALNVIVEEVDRLRTTAGSHKRIFVVETMGRTAGWLALEGGEACGAYIILIPEYDFSLEKVNDLVMDGKRSGSRYEIILAAEGAKTIGGTEVVTKEGMDSFGHKALGGIGEVLAQGIQSGTGLETRSVVLSHLQRGGAPCAYDRRMGRYFGIAAVDLIVCQHYNQMVCLKNGDISSVPLDNIYGKLNLVDPTIQYDADRYNGRRTILNNGGNNACPTDKQ from the coding sequence ATGAAGAAAAGCCGTATAGGGGTGCTGACGGGCGGAGGCGATTGCGCCGGGCTTAATCCCGCCCTGAAATGGGTGGTAAAAACCGCCATGGACGAACGCCTGGAATGGGAAAGGGGCGTGCGCTACGAGGTGCTGGGCATCAGGGACGGGTGGAAAAGCCTGGCAAACTTCGACAGCGATACCCTGGAGTCCGGCGGCAACATCATGCCGCTTAACCCGGACATAGTCAGGACATGGGACCGCTACGGCGGCACCATGCTGGGCACCTCCCGCTTTTCCCCCTATGACCCCAAACACGAGCGTTCCAAGCAGGTCATCGAGAATATAGAGCGGCTGGGGCTGGAGGCCGTTATCGCCATCGGCGGGGACGGGACTTTAGCCATCGCCAGCCGTTTAGCCAAGGAAGGCGTCAACATCATCGGCATACCCAAGACCATAGACCGGGACCTGCCGGAAACGGACTATACCCTGGGTTTCGAGACCGCGCTTAACGTCATCGTGGAAGAGGTGGACCGCCTGCGTACCACCGCCGGCTCCCACAAGCGCATCTTCGTGGTGGAAACGATGGGCAGGACGGCCGGCTGGCTGGCGCTGGAAGGCGGCGAAGCCTGCGGCGCTTACATTATCCTGATTCCGGAATACGATTTTTCCCTGGAAAAAGTAAACGACCTGGTGATGGACGGGAAAAGGTCCGGCTCGCGGTATGAAATCATCCTGGCGGCCGAGGGGGCCAAGACCATCGGCGGCACGGAGGTAGTGACCAAGGAAGGCATGGACAGCTTCGGGCACAAAGCGCTGGGGGGCATCGGCGAGGTACTGGCCCAGGGGATTCAATCCGGCACGGGGCTGGAGACCCGCAGCGTGGTACTGAGCCATCTACAGCGCGGCGGCGCCCCCTGCGCCTACGACCGCCGCATGGGACGCTACTTCGGCATCGCGGCGGTGGACTTAATCGTCTGCCAGCACTACAACCAGATGGTCTGCCTGAAAAACGGCGATATTTCCTCCGTCCCGCTGGACAACATCTACGGCAAGCTCAACCTGGTGGACCCCACCATACAATACGACGCCGACCGGTACAACGGACGGCGCACTATTCTGAACAATGGAGGCAACAATGCATGCCCAACCGATAAACAGTAA
- the pyrF gene encoding orotidine-5'-phosphate decarboxylase, with amino-acid sequence MNFLEKLALAGKKNRSLLCVGLDPDPALMPEKIGLFEFNKAIIDATADLVCAYKPNIAFYEAEGNKGLEALYRTREYIPAEIPVIIDAKRGDIGNTARAYARSLFERFNFDAATVSPYLGYDSLEPFLRFRDRGVFVLCRTSNKSAEDLQSLPVKTARGHQMLFEIVAEKVQEWNKNGNLGLVVGATYPEELKLIRDRYPEMPLLIPGVGAQGGELGQVVACGVDAGREKTVINVSRQVLYASSGRDFAAAAKREAGALRDKINEYLGA; translated from the coding sequence ATGAATTTCTTGGAGAAGCTGGCGCTGGCCGGCAAAAAAAACAGGAGCCTGCTCTGCGTGGGGCTGGACCCTGACCCGGCCCTGATGCCGGAGAAAATAGGGTTATTTGAGTTCAATAAAGCCATTATCGACGCCACCGCCGACCTTGTTTGCGCCTACAAGCCCAATATAGCCTTCTATGAAGCGGAGGGCAACAAGGGACTGGAAGCGCTTTACCGCACGCGGGAGTACATCCCCGCGGAAATCCCGGTTATTATCGACGCCAAGCGCGGCGATATCGGCAACACCGCCCGGGCCTATGCCCGCAGCCTTTTCGAGCGTTTTAACTTCGACGCCGCTACCGTCAGCCCCTACCTCGGCTACGATTCCCTGGAGCCTTTCCTGCGCTTCCGCGACCGCGGCGTCTTTGTTCTCTGCCGCACCTCCAATAAAAGCGCGGAGGACTTGCAGTCGCTGCCGGTCAAAACGGCCCGCGGCCACCAGATGCTTTTTGAAATCGTCGCTGAAAAAGTGCAGGAGTGGAATAAAAACGGCAACCTGGGGCTGGTGGTGGGCGCCACCTATCCGGAAGAATTGAAGCTCATCAGGGACCGTTACCCGGAAATGCCGCTGCTGATACCCGGCGTGGGCGCGCAGGGTGGGGAGCTCGGGCAGGTGGTGGCCTGTGGCGTGGACGCCGGGCGGGAAAAGACCGTCATCAACGTGTCGCGGCAGGTTTTATATGCCTCCAGCGGGCGGGACTTCGCCGCGGCCGCCAAACGTGAAGCCGGGGCGCTGCGGGACAAGATTAACGAATACCTGGGTGCTTAG